From the genome of Ignavibacteriales bacterium, one region includes:
- a CDS encoding TolC family protein, with product MENLELRIENYIMGKTLRNSVIFSVLSVLSLLLVINTRINAQSVDSLVSEGVKNNPQLKSLQYKITASERRTESINTLPAPNFSVEFSQVPTSSIDILNQSNSNSIALSQMFPLGGKLNAMADVERKNTFVEGNNFDIYKINLTAQIKMSYYTLWLIDRKIDVQKKNIALIKNVIKSVESSYYTNKINQADLLTLQSEIASDETQLLILEKQKEAEIYKLNKFLGRNLDSKDVYAVKDFSADSLSSTQSKLEEILADSNPTLKKMGGMIEMNKAMINANNRELIPDLMVQGMFMRMPRGMILTSKTDLAMLAMETPKTEYMYSLMFSINLPFAPWSINKYKAKEEELSAGISSIEYEKKDMQREMTSQLKAALVKYNTAVDLAKLYNEKVIPLYSNAAESQVSAYQNNRTGVTTVIDSYRMLLMQQMNYYMAKADTQMSLAEIEMMVGKKMDEF from the coding sequence ATGGAGAATTTAGAATTGAGAATTGAGAATTATATAATGGGAAAAACTCTGCGGAACTCTGTGATATTTTCTGTACTCTCTGTGTTAAGTTTATTATTAGTTATTAACACAAGAATAAATGCACAGTCAGTTGACTCTTTGGTTTCAGAAGGGGTAAAAAATAATCCGCAGTTGAAATCATTACAATATAAAATCACCGCATCAGAAAGGAGAACTGAATCAATCAACACTCTTCCTGCACCAAATTTTTCGGTTGAGTTTTCTCAAGTGCCAACGAGCTCGATAGATATTCTTAATCAATCCAACTCAAACAGCATTGCTCTTTCGCAAATGTTTCCTCTTGGCGGAAAACTGAATGCAATGGCTGACGTTGAAAGGAAGAATACTTTTGTTGAAGGAAACAATTTTGATATATATAAAATTAATCTCACGGCTCAAATAAAAATGTCTTATTACACACTTTGGCTGATTGATAGGAAGATCGATGTTCAGAAAAAAAATATTGCTTTAATTAAAAATGTAATTAAATCGGTTGAATCATCTTACTACACAAATAAGATCAATCAAGCGGATCTTCTTACTCTCCAGAGTGAAATCGCTTCGGATGAAACTCAGCTTCTGATTTTGGAAAAGCAGAAAGAAGCAGAGATTTACAAACTCAATAAATTTCTCGGACGAAATCTTGATTCAAAAGATGTTTATGCTGTTAAAGATTTTTCTGCAGATTCTCTCTCTTCAACTCAATCTAAGTTGGAAGAAATTCTCGCTGATTCAAATCCTACTCTCAAAAAAATGGGCGGCATGATCGAAATGAATAAAGCGATGATTAATGCCAACAACCGTGAGTTGATTCCCGATTTAATGGTTCAAGGTATGTTTATGAGAATGCCGCGAGGAATGATTCTTACATCAAAGACAGATTTAGCAATGCTTGCAATGGAAACTCCCAAGACAGAGTACATGTATTCACTGATGTTCTCAATCAATCTTCCATTTGCCCCGTGGTCAATCAACAAATACAAAGCAAAGGAAGAAGAACTATCTGCCGGAATAAGCAGTATTGAATATGAGAAGAAAGATATGCAGCGCGAGATGACTTCTCAATTAAAAGCTGCTCTTGTTAAATATAACACGGCTGTTGATTTGGCAAAACTCTATAATGAAAAAGTAATTCCGCTTTATAGCAACGCCGCTGAATCGCAAGTGTCGGCTTATCAGAATAATAGAACCGGTGTTACAACAGTAATTGATTCTTACCGCATGTTGTTGATGCAGCAGATGAACTATTACATGGCAAAAGCTGATACTCAAATGTCGCTTGCGGAAATTGAAATGATGGTTGGGAAAAAAATGGATGAGTTTTGA
- a CDS encoding glycosyltransferase family 4 protein, whose translation MKVLVLYDYPPSPGGLSTQGDLLYQGLIELGVDAYAVHFESAQEKEWYYRWFEPDVVVGVGYWGHTPQLVLHPLRYGVQPVPWLVADGYIANYQEVLNSLPLILVTSNWVKEMYVRDGINGDKIEVLPVGCDTDIFRPYAKNDPKILAVRESLGISPDQLMILTVGGDAASKGAQEVMQALALIDTKAPDWKYVCKVWPQPRTKIQNLADLEMATHLGIEKNVTYETNTISRNFMPYLIGACDIYAAPSRLEGFGMPQVEAGACQKPVISIKAMGMLDTLIHEETALLASVAQKIVVNDVLLGDDAGFEDQHKVTFKVPRTVDYRANVHDIAKYLMMLMTNAELRDKMGKAGRERVMKNFDFRIVAKKFVQIMNDRLGIR comes from the coding sequence ATGAAAGTATTGGTATTATATGACTATCCACCATCACCCGGGGGACTTTCTACACAGGGAGATCTACTCTATCAGGGTTTAATTGAACTGGGAGTTGATGCGTATGCGGTTCATTTTGAATCCGCTCAGGAAAAGGAATGGTACTATCGTTGGTTTGAACCTGATGTTGTTGTAGGCGTGGGTTATTGGGGACATACACCACAACTTGTACTTCATCCGTTACGTTATGGGGTGCAACCGGTACCTTGGTTAGTGGCAGACGGTTACATTGCAAACTATCAGGAAGTTTTGAATTCCCTTCCACTCATTCTTGTAACATCGAATTGGGTAAAAGAGATGTATGTACGCGATGGTATTAATGGCGATAAAATTGAAGTGTTACCTGTAGGCTGTGATACAGATATATTCAGACCGTACGCTAAAAACGATCCAAAAATATTAGCAGTGCGCGAATCTTTGGGCATATCACCAGATCAGTTAATGATATTGACCGTTGGCGGCGATGCTGCTTCAAAAGGCGCACAAGAAGTAATGCAGGCACTCGCCCTCATTGACACTAAAGCACCTGATTGGAAATATGTATGCAAAGTATGGCCACAGCCACGAACAAAAATTCAAAATCTAGCTGATCTTGAAATGGCAACACATCTGGGTATTGAAAAAAATGTAACGTACGAAACAAATACAATTTCTCGAAATTTTATGCCTTACCTTATTGGCGCATGCGATATATATGCTGCCCCTTCTAGACTCGAAGGATTTGGAATGCCACAAGTAGAAGCCGGTGCCTGCCAAAAACCGGTTATAAGTATTAAAGCTATGGGAATGCTGGATACCCTAATCCATGAGGAAACAGCATTGCTGGCAAGTGTTGCCCAGAAAATTGTTGTTAACGATGTATTGCTTGGCGACGACGCTGGCTTTGAGGATCAACATAAAGTTACTTTTAAAGTACCAAGAACAGTAGATTACCGTGCAAATGTTCATGACATCGCAAAATATTTAATGATGCTGATGACGAATGCTGAGCTTCGAGATAAAATGGGAAAAGCAGGAAGAGAACGTGTAATGAAAAATTTCGATTTCCGGATTGTTGCAAAAAAATTTGTTCAGATAATGAACGATAGATTAGGAATAAGGTAA
- a CDS encoding CusA/CzcA family heavy metal efflux RND transporter gives MIEKIIEWSSQNRFIVILIYLIVIAAGIYSVVNLPVDAIPDLSENQVIIYTEWMGRSPQIIEDQVTYPIVSGLQGLPKVKAVRATSMFGMSFVFVVFEDGVDPYFARTRVLERMNTIQAQLPSGVVPSLGPDGTGVGHVYWYTVEGKGYDLGTLRAVQDWYIRYKLSSVAGVAEVASIGGYVKQYQVNVNPTDLRAYNLTVSDVVSAVQKSNNEVGGKILEISNAEYFVRGQGYIQSKNDIENTVIKTASNGIPILIKNVASVELGGDIRRGALDKNGEGEVVGGIIVMRTGENAKDVIDHVKEKIKEISPGLPPGVEIVTSYDRSTLIKEAVGTLERALIEASITVSIMVMIFLLHFRSIVRILIELPIAILIAFILMYLFGISSNIMSLGGIILAVGVIVDSSIVLVENAYRNLAKAIEVKGHLTPEEYKRISIDSAKQVGRAIFFSELIILVSFLPVFMLTGQEGKLFHPLAYTKSFALIGSAIVVISLIPVLMTMLMRGKFKPEEKNPTTHFFIKLYAPVIHWVLKHRKITIAINVIALLITIPMILNTGSEFMPPLDEGSILYMPVTLPGASIGEVNRILQEQDKIIKSIPEVHHVLGKTGRAETATDNAPLSMIETIILLKPKSEWRPGITKQDIVAELDAKLQIPGVRNGWTQPIINRINMLSTGVRTDIGLKIFGPNLDTLETYAIKAEGILKNVNGAADVVAERVQNGYYLDINIKRGIAARYGVNISDLQDIIETAIGGQNLGIVLEGRMRFPIRMRYQKDYRDNIEELKSLIVPVALSNPMASSSGSMSSGTNKGNSSGMSSMGSSNQASAIPEAPATQNDYSLTSVNQNAVTYLPLTELADINLVTGPPMISSENGMLRSIVFMNTRGRDMGSVMVDAKKVIENGLKLPAGYSYTWSGQYESKVRAQQTIEIIMPIVFVLIYLLLYLTLKNYVEAGVVMLSVPFALIGGMYMIYILGYNFSVAVWVGFIALYGIAVETGVIMVVYLHEALDRRIRDHQKGKRGPITNDDIYEATVEGSVLRLRPKLMTVFTAMVGLIPIMWATGTGSDVMKPLTAPMIGGLLTSAVHVLVVTPILFAIMKEHALKKGTLEISKMADWMKEGE, from the coding sequence ATGATTGAAAAAATTATAGAATGGTCATCACAAAATCGTTTCATTGTAATTCTGATTTATCTAATTGTTATCGCCGCTGGAATTTATAGTGTGGTCAATCTTCCGGTTGATGCAATTCCAGATTTATCCGAAAACCAGGTTATCATTTATACAGAATGGATGGGAAGATCACCTCAGATAATTGAAGACCAAGTTACCTATCCAATTGTTTCCGGTTTACAAGGATTGCCTAAAGTTAAAGCAGTGCGGGCAACTTCAATGTTCGGTATGTCTTTTGTCTTTGTTGTATTTGAAGATGGCGTTGATCCGTATTTTGCTCGCACACGTGTCCTTGAAAGGATGAATACAATTCAAGCTCAACTGCCATCCGGAGTTGTCCCTTCACTAGGTCCCGATGGAACCGGTGTTGGACATGTTTATTGGTATACAGTCGAGGGCAAAGGATATGATCTCGGAACTCTTCGAGCAGTTCAGGATTGGTATATCCGCTACAAGCTTTCCTCCGTCGCGGGTGTTGCGGAAGTTGCAAGCATAGGCGGATATGTAAAACAATATCAGGTCAATGTTAACCCTACTGATTTACGCGCTTACAATCTAACGGTTTCCGATGTAGTCAGTGCCGTTCAGAAAAGTAATAATGAAGTCGGCGGGAAAATCTTAGAAATAAGTAATGCTGAATATTTTGTGCGCGGTCAAGGTTACATTCAATCAAAGAATGATATTGAAAATACCGTAATAAAAACTGCTTCAAATGGAATTCCGATTCTAATTAAAAATGTTGCATCGGTTGAACTTGGCGGCGATATACGGCGTGGGGCGCTGGATAAAAACGGCGAAGGAGAAGTTGTTGGCGGAATAATAGTAATGAGAACCGGTGAAAATGCAAAAGATGTAATTGATCATGTAAAAGAAAAGATAAAAGAAATTTCTCCCGGTCTTCCACCCGGGGTTGAGATTGTTACATCATATGATAGAAGCACGTTGATTAAAGAAGCCGTAGGAACTTTAGAAAGAGCATTAATAGAAGCTTCAATTACCGTTTCAATTATGGTGATGATTTTTCTTCTTCACTTCAGAAGCATCGTCAGAATTTTGATTGAACTTCCCATAGCAATTCTTATCGCTTTCATTCTTATGTATTTGTTCGGAATTTCTTCCAACATCATGTCACTCGGAGGAATAATATTAGCTGTTGGAGTAATAGTAGATTCTTCAATTGTTCTTGTGGAAAACGCATACAGAAACTTAGCTAAGGCAATTGAGGTAAAGGGACACCTAACACCGGAGGAATATAAACGCATTTCAATTGATTCGGCGAAGCAAGTTGGAAGAGCAATCTTCTTTTCTGAATTAATAATTCTTGTTTCATTTCTTCCTGTATTTATGTTAACCGGGCAAGAAGGAAAATTATTTCATCCGCTTGCGTATACAAAATCGTTTGCATTGATCGGGTCTGCCATTGTAGTTATTTCTCTAATACCGGTCTTGATGACTATGCTGATGCGCGGTAAATTCAAACCGGAAGAGAAAAATCCAACCACGCATTTTTTTATTAAACTTTATGCCCCGGTAATTCATTGGGTGCTCAAACACAGAAAAATTACAATCGCGATAAATGTAATTGCTCTTCTGATTACAATTCCAATGATTCTTAATACCGGAAGTGAATTCATGCCTCCGCTTGATGAAGGATCAATTCTTTATATGCCCGTAACTTTGCCCGGTGCGTCAATTGGTGAAGTGAATAGAATTTTACAGGAACAAGACAAAATCATTAAGTCTATACCAGAAGTTCACCATGTTCTGGGAAAAACCGGGCGCGCAGAAACTGCAACAGACAACGCTCCGTTAAGTATGATTGAGACAATTATTTTACTCAAACCAAAAAGCGAATGGCGCCCTGGAATTACAAAACAAGATATTGTTGCAGAACTTGATGCAAAATTACAAATACCCGGTGTGCGTAACGGCTGGACTCAACCGATTATCAACAGAATTAATATGCTTTCAACCGGTGTGCGAACAGATATTGGTCTCAAAATCTTTGGACCGAACTTAGATACTCTGGAAACATACGCAATCAAAGCAGAAGGTATTTTGAAGAATGTTAACGGTGCTGCCGATGTCGTTGCAGAGCGAGTTCAAAATGGTTACTATCTCGATATTAATATTAAAAGAGGAATAGCCGCCCGTTACGGTGTAAACATTAGTGATCTTCAAGATATTATTGAAACCGCAATCGGCGGTCAAAACCTTGGAATTGTACTCGAAGGAAGAATGCGTTTTCCGATTAGAATGCGCTATCAAAAAGATTACCGTGATAACATTGAAGAACTAAAAAGCTTAATCGTTCCGGTTGCATTATCAAATCCTATGGCTTCATCATCTGGTTCGATGAGTAGCGGAACAAATAAAGGTAACTCCAGCGGAATGTCTTCGATGGGAAGTTCGAATCAAGCTAGCGCTATTCCTGAAGCACCAGCAACGCAAAATGATTATTCACTAACAAGTGTAAATCAAAATGCGGTTACTTATCTGCCTCTCACTGAATTAGCCGATATAAATTTAGTAACCGGTCCGCCCATGATCAGCAGTGAAAACGGAATGCTTCGTTCAATAGTCTTTATGAATACACGCGGGCGTGATATGGGAAGTGTAATGGTTGACGCTAAAAAAGTTATCGAAAATGGATTGAAACTTCCGGCAGGATACTCTTACACTTGGAGCGGACAATATGAAAGCAAAGTCCGCGCGCAGCAGACAATTGAAATTATTATGCCTATAGTTTTCGTGTTGATCTATCTTCTTCTTTATTTGACACTTAAAAATTACGTTGAAGCCGGGGTTGTAATGCTCTCGGTTCCGTTCGCGCTAATCGGCGGAATGTATATGATTTACATTCTTGGTTACAATTTCTCCGTCGCAGTTTGGGTTGGATTTATTGCTCTATACGGAATTGCTGTTGAAACCGGTGTTATAATGGTTGTATATCTGCATGAAGCGTTGGATAGAAGGATTCGCGATCATCAAAAAGGGAAAAGAGGACCAATAACAAATGATGATATTTATGAAGCAACTGTTGAAGGTTCGGTTCTAAGATTGAGACCAAAGCTAATGACTGTTTTCACTGCTATGGTTGGACTTATTCCAATCATGTGGGCAACCGGAACCGGATCGGATGTGATGAAACCGCTTACCGCACCAATGATTGGAGGACTATTAACATCCGCGGTTCACGTACTTGTAGTTACTCCTATTTTGTTTGCAATTATGAAAGAACATGCGCTTAAAAAAGGTACACTTGAAATTTCCAAAATGGCCGATTGGATGAAGGAGGGAGAATAA
- a CDS encoding efflux RND transporter periplasmic adaptor subunit — MKTLKSFFTSTINHQPLYIAILLIIILIGCSAKNKNENPQTSVKEYWTCTMHPQVHMDRPGACPICGMDLIKKVVDEKVEPANDKDMADMVTLSGKKQILANVSTVVVKKENLQNQVTAYSYLDFVENNRKTISARFNGRIEKLFVDKTGDYIKKGQALFEIYSPDLVQAQNEYLIALNNSSNSTSLLSASKKKLEIFGLTSEQILTLEKTREINLTLTYFSPVSGTVIEKKVQEGVYVNEGTAIYDVAELSTLWNIAEVYENNLASVKVGSPVKLHLRAYPGEEFNGRVTFIYPVINSQTRTVKVRSEFSSLGGKLKPQMYGETVFNSAGGQGLLVPADAVIIAGQRAVVWTKTGDGMFEARSVQIGNRFGDKYQILSGLNEGDEIAATGGFLIDSESQLKTGIPNGDKTNGSKKSTPGTMPGMKM, encoded by the coding sequence ATGAAAACATTAAAGTCATTTTTCACATCAACCATCAACCATCAACCATTATACATTGCGATACTTTTGATTATTATCTTGATAGGTTGTTCGGCAAAGAATAAAAACGAAAACCCACAAACAAGTGTTAAGGAGTATTGGACTTGCACAATGCACCCGCAAGTTCATATGGATAGACCGGGTGCTTGCCCGATCTGCGGTATGGATTTGATTAAAAAAGTTGTCGATGAAAAAGTAGAACCGGCTAACGATAAAGATATGGCAGACATGGTTACGCTGAGCGGTAAGAAACAAATTCTGGCGAATGTTTCTACAGTTGTTGTTAAGAAAGAAAATCTTCAAAACCAAGTTACTGCTTATAGTTATTTAGATTTTGTTGAGAATAACCGCAAAACAATCTCGGCGAGGTTCAATGGAAGGATAGAAAAACTATTCGTTGATAAAACCGGCGACTATATCAAAAAAGGTCAAGCTCTATTTGAAATTTACAGCCCAGATTTGGTTCAAGCGCAGAATGAATATTTAATTGCCCTAAATAATTCATCGAACTCTACTTCTCTTTTGAGTGCATCAAAAAAGAAGTTAGAGATTTTCGGTTTGACATCAGAACAAATTCTAACACTTGAGAAGACACGCGAAATAAATCTAACACTAACATACTTTTCTCCGGTAAGCGGGACCGTAATTGAGAAGAAAGTTCAGGAAGGTGTTTATGTAAACGAAGGAACCGCAATTTATGACGTTGCCGAGCTTTCAACTCTTTGGAATATTGCTGAAGTGTATGAAAATAATTTGGCAAGTGTAAAAGTTGGAAGTCCGGTTAAATTACACTTACGTGCTTATCCCGGAGAAGAATTTAACGGAAGAGTTACTTTCATTTATCCGGTGATTAATTCGCAAACTAGAACCGTAAAAGTTAGGAGTGAGTTTTCAAGTTTAGGCGGAAAACTTAAACCGCAGATGTATGGCGAAACTGTGTTCAATAGCGCAGGCGGACAAGGATTACTTGTTCCGGCAGATGCCGTTATCATTGCTGGCCAAAGAGCCGTAGTGTGGACAAAAACTGGCGATGGAATGTTCGAAGCGCGAAGCGTTCAAATTGGTAATCGGTTCGGAGATAAATATCAAATCCTTTCTGGATTAAATGAAGGCGACGAAATAGCTGCTACCGGCGGATTTTTAATCGATTCCGAAAGTCAGCTAAAAACCGGAATACCTAACGGTGATAAAACAAACGGTTCAAAAAAATCAACTCCCGGCACAATGCCTGGAATGAAAATGTAA
- a CDS encoding cytochrome c, translating into MKKFWKIFFTLIIICVLAILFLYSGIYNISALEPHNGLTLWVVSTLTDNSIEHNSKDIKAPDLSDSTLIKTGFIHYREMCVGCHGAPGIEHDEIGEGLYPRPPKLSEAVKDWKPSELFWITKNGIKMTGMPGFGTTHSDDKIWAIVSFIQILPNMTIEQYESFNKDAKNMGDE; encoded by the coding sequence ATGAAAAAGTTTTGGAAAATCTTTTTTACTCTAATAATTATTTGCGTACTGGCAATTCTTTTTCTCTATTCTGGAATCTATAATATCAGCGCATTGGAACCTCACAACGGTTTGACTCTTTGGGTTGTAAGCACTTTAACAGATAACTCAATAGAGCATAATTCCAAGGACATCAAAGCTCCAGATTTATCGGATTCAACTTTAATAAAAACCGGATTTATTCATTATAGAGAAATGTGCGTTGGATGTCACGGCGCACCGGGGATTGAACATGATGAAATTGGAGAAGGTCTTTATCCACGTCCGCCGAAGCTTTCTGAAGCTGTCAAAGATTGGAAACCATCAGAACTTTTCTGGATCACTAAGAACGGTATTAAAATGACAGGAATGCCGGGATTTGGAACAACTCACAGCGATGATAAGATCTGGGCTATAGTGTCATTTATACAAATACTTCCTAATATGACGATAGAGCAGTATGAATCATTTAACAAAGATGCAAAGAATATGGGTGACGAATAA
- a CDS encoding RNB domain-containing ribonuclease, protein MTNTDDRQHRSRLKKIARRVMKERGFFPDFSIYAMAELDKIQGPATQPEESTPVLRNLIWCSIDNDDSRDLDQITFAESLTGGITKILVAISDVDALLKKGSALDDHARQNTTSIYTAAEIFPMLPEKLSTDLTSLNLESDRLAIVIEMNISEDGSLNSSSIYKAAVRNHAKLAYNSVANWLEGNGPIPEEVRTIEGLAENLQLQDRTAQKLRALRHEHGALNLETIEARPVFEGDELKDLKAEKKNRATEIIEDFMISANGVTARYLASQKFTSLRRVVRVPKRWERIVELARERGSILPMEPDAKSLEQFLVSAKANDPLRFPDLSLSVIKLLGPGEYVIELPGGDVSGHFGLAVKDYAHSTAPNRRFPDIITQRLLKAALASNPQPYTNDELELLAKHCSEAEDAAKKVERQVTKSAAAILLESRIGERFDAIVTGASEKGTWIRLLHPPIEGRLESGFEGMDVGHELRVQLASTNVERGYIDFKRVN, encoded by the coding sequence ATGACGAATACAGACGACAGACAGCACCGCTCAAGGTTAAAAAAAATTGCACGTCGTGTGATGAAAGAAAGAGGTTTCTTTCCGGATTTTTCTATTTATGCGATGGCTGAGCTTGATAAAATACAGGGGCCGGCAACACAACCCGAAGAATCGACACCTGTACTTAGGAATCTAATCTGGTGCTCAATCGATAATGATGATTCACGTGATCTTGACCAAATTACATTTGCTGAATCACTGACGGGCGGAATTACAAAGATACTTGTGGCCATATCCGATGTTGATGCTCTTTTAAAGAAAGGTTCGGCACTTGATGATCATGCTAGACAAAACACTACTTCGATCTATACTGCCGCCGAGATATTCCCGATGCTGCCCGAAAAACTTTCTACAGATCTTACTTCTCTAAATCTTGAATCTGACCGGCTTGCGATTGTTATTGAAATGAATATTTCAGAGGATGGATCTCTTAATAGTTCGAGCATTTATAAAGCAGCAGTTCGTAATCATGCAAAGCTTGCCTACAACAGCGTTGCAAATTGGCTCGAAGGTAATGGTCCGATTCCCGAGGAGGTTCGCACTATAGAAGGACTTGCTGAGAACCTTCAACTCCAAGACCGCACTGCCCAGAAATTAAGAGCACTTCGGCACGAGCACGGCGCTCTTAACCTTGAGACAATAGAAGCACGACCGGTTTTTGAAGGAGACGAACTCAAGGATCTGAAAGCTGAAAAAAAGAACAGAGCCACAGAAATTATTGAAGACTTTATGATCTCGGCAAACGGTGTAACTGCACGGTACCTTGCTTCCCAAAAATTTACTTCTCTTCGACGCGTTGTGCGAGTACCCAAGCGTTGGGAACGAATTGTTGAACTTGCCAGAGAACGCGGTTCAATATTACCTATGGAACCCGATGCTAAATCACTTGAACAATTTCTTGTATCAGCAAAAGCAAATGATCCGCTTCGCTTTCCTGATCTATCATTGAGTGTCATCAAACTTCTTGGTCCCGGAGAATATGTCATCGAACTTCCCGGAGGTGACGTCAGTGGGCACTTCGGTCTTGCGGTCAAGGATTATGCTCATTCGACAGCTCCTAACCGTCGCTTTCCTGATATAATAACACAGCGTTTACTGAAAGCTGCTTTGGCATCAAACCCTCAACCATACACGAATGACGAATTAGAATTGCTAGCTAAACACTGCTCTGAAGCAGAAGACGCCGCGAAAAAAGTTGAAAGGCAGGTAACTAAATCTGCGGCCGCAATTTTATTGGAATCAAGAATTGGAGAACGTTTCGATGCCATAGTTACCGGCGCATCTGAGAAGGGCACTTGGATCCGTCTGCTACACCCTCCAATAGAAGGAAGGCTTGAGAGCGGGTTTGAAGGTATGGATGTTGGTCACGAACTCCGAGTGCAACTTGCTAGCACGAATGTGGAGCGCGGATATATTGATTTTAAGAGAGTGAATTAA
- a CDS encoding four helix bundle protein gives MNEKTEEMLNRTFRFAVDTLKLLDALPPTTINKVIINQLAKAVTSIGANYEESQAAESKNDFIHKIGIVSKEARESKFWLRVLIELLKDGNQQKQLKILLEESEQLCKIFVSIKLTSQENKKKK, from the coding sequence ATGAATGAGAAAACAGAGGAAATGTTAAATCGAACTTTTCGATTTGCAGTGGATACTCTGAAATTATTAGATGCTCTTCCGCCTACAACTATAAACAAAGTTATAATTAATCAGCTGGCAAAAGCAGTCACATCAATCGGCGCAAATTATGAAGAATCGCAAGCGGCAGAATCAAAAAACGATTTCATTCATAAAATTGGAATTGTTTCTAAAGAAGCAAGAGAGTCCAAATTTTGGTTAAGAGTCTTAATTGAATTACTGAAAGATGGTAATCAACAAAAGCAATTGAAGATCTTATTAGAAGAATCCGAACAGCTTTGTAAAATCTTTGTATCAATAAAATTAACCTCACAAGAAAATAAAAAGAAGAAATAA
- a CDS encoding PIG-L family deacetylase: MNSNEIALIVAHPDDETLWAGGTILMHPNWRRFIVSLCRSSDIERANRFFNALKILKAEGIMGDLDDGPEQNALDEKEVENLIKKLLIKKHFDLIISHNPNGEYTRHKRHEETGRAVINLWYNGEILTRELWAFAYEDGNKQYYPRPQANADLFQNLKEKIWKTKYRIITETYGFEINSWEAVTTPKAEAFWKFTNPNDAKKWLDNRGVLI; encoded by the coding sequence TTGAATTCAAATGAAATTGCTTTAATTGTAGCACACCCCGATGATGAAACATTATGGGCCGGCGGAACGATACTAATGCATCCCAATTGGCGAAGGTTTATCGTTTCGTTATGCAGATCTAGTGATATAGAACGTGCTAATAGATTTTTTAATGCACTAAAAATTCTTAAGGCTGAAGGAATTATGGGTGATCTTGACGATGGCCCTGAACAGAATGCTCTGGATGAGAAAGAGGTGGAGAATCTTATCAAAAAATTATTAATAAAAAAGCATTTTGACTTGATAATTTCTCACAATCCAAATGGAGAATACACAAGACATAAAAGGCATGAAGAAACAGGTAGAGCAGTTATTAACCTCTGGTATAATGGAGAAATACTCACTCGTGAACTCTGGGCCTTTGCTTACGAAGACGGCAATAAACAATATTATCCGAGACCTCAAGCAAATGCCGATCTTTTTCAAAATCTTAAAGAAAAAATTTGGAAAACAAAATATAGAATTATCACTGAGACATACGGATTTGAAATAAATAGTTGGGAAGCAGTAACGACTCCAAAGGCAGAAGCTTTTTGGAAATTTACAAACCCGAATGATGCAAAAAAATGGCTTGATAATAGAGGAGTTTTAATATGA